A window of the Zeugodacus cucurbitae isolate PBARC_wt_2022May chromosome 2, idZeuCucr1.2, whole genome shotgun sequence genome harbors these coding sequences:
- the LOC105216118 gene encoding AN1-type zinc finger protein 6 isoform X2, with amino-acid sequence MERESNPMQPMCRSGCGFYGNPATDGLCSVCYKDSLRKKQQPPVSSTPVSVPSPQPSPTFSPAITITNTAQPTVQSLQLQHNEIKEKINEESAAKTSTEAAAVAGPSTSSQTAEDDKDKEEDKDAKKKKNRCAECRKKVGLTGFQCRCGGLYCAVHRYSDKHDCTFNYREHGAQEIRRNNPVVVGEKIQKI; translated from the exons atGGAACGTGAATCCAATCCAATGCAACCTATGTGCCGCTCCGGTTGCGGTTTCTACGGCAATCCAGCCACCGATGGTCTCTGCTCCGTGTGCTATAAG GATTCTTtgagaaaaaagcaacaaccacCTGTTAGCAGCACACCTGTATCAGTTCCAAGCCCACAGCCAAGTCCCACATTCAGTCCAGCCATCACAATAACCAATACCGCACAGCCGACAGTGCAAAGTTTACAGCTGCaacataatgaaataaaagag AAAATAAACGAAGAAAGCGCAGCTAAGACTAGCACCGAAGCTGCTGCCGTTGCCGGTCCATCAACATCCTCCCAAACAGCTGAAGATGATAAAGACAAGGAGGAAGATAAagatgcaaaaaagaaaaagaatcgTTGCGCTGAATGCCGCAAGAAAGTTGGTCTTACAG GTTTTCAGTGCCGATGTGGTGGACTCTACTGCGCTGTACACAGATACAGTGACAAACACGACTGCACATTTAACTATCGGGAACATGGGGCCCAAGAAATTCGACGCAATAATCCTGTGGTAGTTggcgaaaaaatacaaaaaatttga
- the LOC105216118 gene encoding serine-rich adhesin for platelets isoform X1 — protein sequence MSAAKMKTAPSAATTATTDANERIRKQQQQQQQQDDKIANNYATSSTSAAAASEALPTSSTTAAAAATNAGASAAANSVRGARRNHTRKIHSASGDDLKRSTTTTKRKRHVNFTSPNTKSKIRLTTTAKNKTQTPTATAAAVATTKDTVVSQQLQPTVEKSKSILKVKHVAVVKRKAGTNKVTKKLKKVPQGAQAEFEAAELSKLQQQYATKLPEPPTASVVTTNELSTERANSANAASSSGEIGKRRSSSKRVLKRRHSGSTKHLASGAGIVESGSVNVPPVRRFSPVTDKSALKTPAIKVYDGADMFTAKNLKSFDNIPTTSNNITVAMVKEERKAKQKNASNEEVSANATTTNETTNTTANETTANTTAENTVVTDLLVPADVENIVVNNSGVVGGVVIAPPAEQLQNAVIAPTVVPIAEPISTTAPSTSNNNSSKKGKINEESAAKTSTEAAAVAGPSTSSQTAEDDKDKEEDKDAKKKKNRCAECRKKVGLTGFQCRCGGLYCAVHRYSDKHDCTFNYREHGAQEIRRNNPVVVGEKIQKI from the exons ATGTCGGCCGCTAAAATGAAGACTGCACCCAGTGCGGCCACAACAGCCACCACCGACGCCAATGAGCGTATAcgcaagcaacagcaacaacaacagcagcaagatgataaaattgcaaataactatGCAACGTCGTCAACATCGGCGGCGGCCGCGTCTGAGGCACTGCCCACCAGCTCCACGACAGCGGCAGCAGCTGCCACAAACGCAGGCGCAAGCGCCGCCGCCAACAGCGTGCGCGGTGCACGCCGAAATC ACACTAGAAAAATACACTCTGCCAGCGGCGACGATCTCAAACGCAGCACAACGACTACGAAACGCAAGCGGCATGTAAATTTCACTTCACCAAATACCAAGTCGAAAATACGTCTAACAACGACGgcgaaaaacaaaacacaaacccCCACTGCTACCGCTGCCGCTGTGGCGACTACAAAAGACACGGTTGTTAGCCAACAGCTGCAGCCGACAGTGGAGAAGTCCAAGTCGATATTGAAAGTGAAGCATGTGGCGGTGGTGAAACGTAAAGCGGGCACAAATAAAGTCACCAAGAAACTTAAGAAAGTGCCGCAAGGTGCGCAAGCTGAATTCGAAGCGGCCGAGCTGTCCAAGTTGCAGCAACAATATGCCACCAAACTGCCAGAGCCACCCACCGCGTCAGTAGTCACAACAAATGAGCTGTCAACAGAGCGCGCGAACTCCGCCAATGCTGCTTCAAGCTCAGGCGAAATTGGCAAGcggcgcagcagcagcaaacgtGTGCTCAAGCGTCGACACAGTGGCAGCACGAAGCATTTGGCATCCGGTGCTGGCATTGTCGAATCGGGCTCGGTTAATGTGCCACCAGTGCGTCGCTTCAGTCCGGTGACCGATAAATCGGCGCTTAAAACACCAGCCATCAAAGTTTATGATGGCGCTGATATGTTCACTGCCAAAAACTTGAAATCGTTTGATAATATACCAACGACCAGCAACAATATAACAGTGGCAATGGTCAAGGAAGAGCGTAAAGCCAAGCAGAAGAACGCAAGCAATGAAGAAGTGTCAgcgaacgcaacaacaacaaatgaaacaaCTAATACAACTGCTAATGAAACAACAGCTAATACAACTGCCGAAAATACAGTCGTCACTGACTTGTTAGTTCCAGCCGATGTCGAAAACATTGTCGTGAACAATAGTGGTGTTGTTGGTGGCGTTGTTATTGCTCCCCCGGCTGAGCAGTTGCAAAATGCAGTCATAGCGCCAACGGTTGTGCCAATCGCCGAACCCATTTCTACTACGGCTCCCTCAACTAGTAATAATAATTCGTCTAAAAAAGGG AAAATAAACGAAGAAAGCGCAGCTAAGACTAGCACCGAAGCTGCTGCCGTTGCCGGTCCATCAACATCCTCCCAAACAGCTGAAGATGATAAAGACAAGGAGGAAGATAAagatgcaaaaaagaaaaagaatcgTTGCGCTGAATGCCGCAAGAAAGTTGGTCTTACAG GTTTTCAGTGCCGATGTGGTGGACTCTACTGCGCTGTACACAGATACAGTGACAAACACGACTGCACATTTAACTATCGGGAACATGGGGCCCAAGAAATTCGACGCAATAATCCTGTGGTAGTTggcgaaaaaatacaaaaaatttga